TGGCGAGTATCTTGGGTGAATCAAGAAACGCCAGCATTGGATATTTCAGCAATTGATTATGTAATTCAAGGGGATCGTGAATATTGCCGTTTGCAACAAGAGCTTGAACAAGCAAATGAATGCAATGACGGTAACGCCATTGCGCGTATTCACGGGCAATTAGAAATGTTGGATGCGTGGACAATTCAATCTCGTGCCGCTTCTTTATTGCATGGTTTAGGATTTAGTCAAGAAGAAACAACACAGCCAGTGAAAGCCTTTTCGGGCGGTTGGCGGATGCGTTTGAATTTGGCACAAGCTCTGCTTTGTCCGTCAGATTTATTATTACTGGATGAACCGACCAACCATTTGGATTTGGATGCGGTTATTTGGTTGGAGCGTTGGTTAGTGCAATATCAAGGCACCTTGGTATTAATTTCTCACGACCGTGATTTTCTCGATCCGATTGTGACAAAAATCCTTCATATCGAAAATCAGAAGCTCAACGAATACACGGGCGATTATTCTTCTTTTGAGGTGCAACGAGCCACTAAATTGGCTCAACAAACAGCGATGTATCGTCAGCAACAACAAAAGATTTCCCATTTACAAAAATATATTGATCGCTTTAAAGCCAAAGCCACCAAAGCCAAACAGGCACAAAGCCGTATGAAAGCATTGGAAAGAATGGAGCTGATTGCGCCTGCTTATGTGGATAATCCTTTTACCTTTGAATTTCGTCCACCGCAATCTTTGCCAAATCCCTTAGTGATGATTGAGCAGGCGAGTGCAGGTTATGGTTGCGGAGAAAGTGCGGTAGAAATTTTAAGTAAAATTAAACTGAATTTGGTGCCAGGTTCACGGATTGGTTTACTCGGTAAAAATGGTGCAGGTAAATCAACCTTAATTAAATTATTAGCGGGAGAACTGACCGCACTTTCAGGCACCGTGCAGTTGGCTAAAGGCGTGCAGCTTGGCTATTTTGCTCAGCATCAATTAGATACTTTACGCGCAGACGAATCTGCTCTGTGGCATATGCAAAAACTCGCACCAGAACAAACGGAGCAACAAGTTCGAGATTATTTAGGCAGTTTTGCGTTTCACGGCGATAAAGTAAATCAAGCAGTGAAATCTTTTTCTGGAGGAGAAAAAGCTCGTTTGGTGTTGGCTTTGATTGTTTGGCAACGCCCGAATTTATTACTACTTGATGAACCGACTAACCATTTGGATTTGGATATGCGTCAAGCATTAACGGAAGCATTGGTAGATTACGAAGGTTCTTTGGTGGTGGTGTCGCACGATCGTCATTTATTACGCAATACCGTGGAAGAATTTTATTTAGTTCACGATAAAAAAGTGGAAGAATTTAAAGGCGATTTAGAAGACTATCAAAAATGGCTGAATGAACAAAATAGCACATCTGAAAATAAAGTTTCGGAAAAAGTGGGCGATAATGAAAATTCGGTTCAAAATCGTAAGGAACAAAAACGCCGTGAAGCAGAGTTACGCCAACAAACTGCACCATTACGTAAAAAAATCACGCAATTAGAAGAAAAAATGAATAAATTTTCTTCTGAGCTTGCGAACATAGAAAATCAACTGGCAGATACTGAATTATATAATGCGGAAAATAAAGAAAAATTGACCGCACTTTTGGCTCAACAAGTGGATGTGAAGAAAGCATTAGATGATGTAGAAACGGAATGGATGACTGCACAGGAAGAATTGGAAGAAATGCTTCAAGCGTAAGGATAGATTATGAATCAAAGCCTTTTTCATCATAGCAAACAACAGGAATATTGCCCTCAATGTGGTGCGCTTTTGCAAATTAAACAAGGCAAAAAAGGGCTGTTTTTAGGTTGCTCTGCTTATCCTGAATGTGATTATTTGCGTCCTTTGCAACGATCGGAGCATAAAGTATTAAAAACATTTGATGAAATTTGCCCGAAGTGCGGTAATTTATTGCAGTTGAAACAAGGCAGTTTTGGGATGTTTATTGGTTGTAGCCATTATCCTGAATGCGATTTTGTGGTGCGGGAAGAATCTGAATCTGAGGAAAAAATTACTTGTCCTGAATGTAAAACGGGGCATTTGATTTCTCGTCGTGGTCGCCAAGGAAAGATTTTTTACGGCTGTGATAATTTCCCTAAATGTAAATTTTCTTTGCCTGCCAAGCCTTATTCCGTGCCTTGCCCAACGTGCCATTTTCCTCTTTCTTTGTTAAAAAGCGAAAATGGGGAAAAACAAATTTTCCAGTGTGCAAATAAAACTTGCCGTCATATTTTTGAGCAATAAAAGTAAAAGAATGAAATGAATAGAGAACAAATCGCCGAAGCCCTTCGACAAAATCAAGTGGTTGCTTATCCCACTGAAGCTGTGTTTGGTTTGGGCTGTAATCCGCAAAGTGAAAGTGCGGTAAAAAAATTACTCGATTTAAAGCAACGTCCAGTGGAAAAAGGGCTGATTTTAGTCGCTCCTAGCTTGGATTTTTTCCGTCCTTTTGTCGATTTTGAGCAGATTAACGATGAACAGCTTTCTCATCTGCAAGGTAAATATGAACGTCCAACGACTTGGATTGTGCCAGCTAAATCCACCACCTCGCATTTTCTCACAGGAAAATTTGATAGCATTGCAATACGTTTGTGCGATCACCCATCTGTGAAAGCCTTATGTGAACTCACGGGTTTTGCATTAACTTCGACTAGCGCAAACCTAACAGGAGAGCCACCTTGCCGTACCGCCGATGAAGTGCGGTTACAATTCGGTGCAGATTTTCCTGTATTGGATGAAATTGTGGGAGATGCACGCAATCCATCTGAAATTCGAGACTTACGCACAAATCAACTTTTTAGACAGGGATAATTTATGGATCTTTATGCTGTATGGGGCAATCCGATTACGCAAAGTAAATCGCCATTAATTCAACGTCAGTTAGCCGCGCAAACCCATCAAACTATGGAATACATCGCAAAATTAGGCAATCTTGATTCTTTTGAACAACAGCTTTTGGCATTTTTTGAGGAGGGTGCGAAAGGTTGCAATATTACTTCGCCTTTTAAAGAACGTGCCTATCAACTGGCAGACGAATATAGCCAACGAGCAAAATTGGCGGAAGCCTGTAATACGCTAAAAAAACTCGATGATGGAAAACTTTATGCGGATAACACCGATGGGATTGGTTTAGTGACGGATTTGGAGCGTTTAAATTGGCTTCGTCCAAATCAACACGTATTAATCTTGGGGGCAGGCGGAGCAACAAAAGGCGTATTATTGCCACTTTTACAAGCTCAACAAAACATTGTGCTTGCTAACCGCACTTTTTCGAAAACCAAAGAATTAGCTGAAAGATTTCAGCCTTACGGCAATATTCAAGCTGTCTCTATGGATTCGATTCCACTACAAACCTATGATGTAGTGATTAATGCAACTTCCGCTGGATTAAGTGGTGGAACTGCTCCAGTTGATGTTGAAATTTTAAAATTAGGCTTAGCTTTTTACGATATGCAATATGCGAAAGGCACAGACACGCCATTTATCGCATTATGCAAAAGTTTAGGTTTAACCAATGTTAGCGATGGCTTTGGAATGTTAGTCGCGCAAGCAGCACATTCTTTCCATTTATGGCGAGGCGTAATGCCAGATTTTGTCGCGGTTTATGAGCAATTAAAATAAGGTAATTGGCAATGGAAAATAAATACAGCGATTTTATGGTGTATGTCGATGAAAGTGGAGATCACAGTTTACAGTCAATTGATAAAAACTATCCTGTGTTTGTACTTGCATTCTGTATTTTTTATAAAGACCATTATCGAAATAATATTGTTCCACAGATACAGAAGATAAAATTTGATTATTTTGGTCATGATATGGTGATATTGCATGAGCATGAAATCCGCAAAGAAAAAGGCGATTTTAATATTTTCACTTCTCGTGAACAGCGTGAAGGTTTTATGGAACGTATTTCATCTATTATTGAAAATACTAATTTTATTCTTGCTGCCTGTGTGATTGATAAGCGAAAAACGCCACAAAATGAAACAACACACCCTTATCATTTTTCACTCAAACATTGTTTAGAAACCCTATACGAATTTGTTTGTGAAAAGCATCAAGAAGATAAAATCACTTTTGTTGCCGTGGAAAGCCGTGGACGTAATGAGGATAGAGAGTTAGAGCTGGAATTTTTACGTATTTGTGATGGACAAAATAAATTTAAAAAGTCCTTGCCTTTTCAAGTAAAGATTGTGCCAAAACAAATTAATTCTGTGGGGTTGCAAGTTGCGGATTTAGTGGCAAGACCTATCGGGAGACATATTTTAGATAGTAATCAACCAAATCGAGCCTTTGAGATCCTTAAAAAGAAATTTTATTGTGAAGGTGGAAGAAAAATACTGGGGGAAAATTTTGATCAAAAAGGACTGAAACATTTCCCTTAGCCCTAAAAAGCGAAAAGCCTCAATGAAACTCACTGAAGCTATAACGCCGACCAAGCACCCTCGATCCACTTGGCTCGGAATATATCAAAATGTTTTATTTTGTCAAGTTTTAATATGCAACAAATAACCAGATGCCCTTGGGTTGGCGAACAACCTATTTATATTGATTATCATGACAAGGAATGGGGAAAGCCTGAATTCGACAGCCAAAAGCTATTTGAAAAAATTTGTTTGGAAGGGCAGCAAGCGGGACTTTCGTGGATTACGGTTTTGAAAAAACGTGAATCTTACCGTGCAGCCTTTCATCAATTTGATCCGAAAAAAATCGCAAAAATGACCGCACTTGATATTGATGCTTGCATGCAAAATTCAGGATTAATTCGCCATCGAGCCAAGTTAGAAGCCATTGTCAAAAATGCGAAAGCTTATTTGGCAATGGAAAAGTGCGGTGAAAATTTCAGTAATTTTATTTGGTCATTTGTGAATCATAAACCGATTGTCAATGATGTGCCTGATTTGCGATCTGTGCCAACTAAAACAGAAGTATCGAAAGCACTTTCTCAAGCCTTAAAAAAACGTGGTTTCGTCTTTGTTGGCGAAACCACGTGCTATGCGTTTATGCAATCTATGGGGCTGGTGGACGATCATTTAAATGATTGTCCTTGCAAAACTCACTAGTGTTTATGCTGATCTCGCTCCCATAAATCGGCGTATTTTACAAAGGTTGAATGCGCTGATAACACCGCTAATAAAAATCCTTGTTTGCCATCTAAAAAACCCGCTTTTAACAAATACATCTTCACAAAACAACCAAGCGCGTGCGAAATTCCTTGCCAAAGTGTGGCTTTTTTTCCTTTAGCTTGGCGTTGGTCTGCCCAGGCTTTGGCATAACCTGCGGATTTCACTAGATAATGATGAATACTTTTATAAGTGAAATGCTCTAAATCCCCTGTCAATTTTTCTACTTTTGTGCCAGCTGGAAATTCCACTTTTTCATGTACAAGTGAATCATTATATTGCGCATAGTTTGTGCGATAGAGACGAACTACATAATCGGGATACCAGCCTGAATGGCGAATTTCACGCCCAAATACTTCACTCACTCGTGGAATTTCATAAACGGTATTTTCTCGATCATTTTTAACCGCACTTAAGATAGCCTGTTGTAACTTGGGCGTAACGCGTTCGTCAGCATCTAACCAGAGTACATAATCACTGGTTACATATTGTTGGGCTAATTGGCGTTGTTTACCAAATCCTTGCCAGTCGCTATTTTCATAGAATTTAGCCCCATAACTGAGCGCAATTTCTTTAGTGTTATCTGTGCTACCAGAATCTAGAATGATAATCTCATCCACCCAATCTTTTACGGTGTCTAAGCAATTGGCGAGGTCTTGTGCTTCATTTTTTACAATCATCGCAACGCTAATTGTAGGCATATTTTCAATCCTTTTTTTGCTATACTAGCCGAAATTTTTTCAAGTATAACCGAATTTCATTTATGTGGCGTTTTTTTTATACCAGCTTGCTTTTAATTTGCCAGCCGTTGATATTGTGTTTTATTGGCTTGCTCAGTGTTAAATCTCCACGTTATCGTCAGCGTTTGGCTGAACGTTATGGTTTTTATGGCAATGTGCCTTGTCCACCACCACAAGGAATCTTTATCCACGCAGCCTCCGTAGGGGAAGTGATTGCTGCGATACCGCTGGTTCGTCAATTGCAACAAGATTATCCGCATTTATCCATTACTTTTACGACTTTTACGCCAACAGGTTCAGAGCGCGTCAAAGCCACTTTTGGAGACAGCGTTTTTCATTATTATCTCCCCCTTGATTTACCTTTTTCGATCCATCGTTTTATTAATTTTGTACAACCTAAATTATGTATCGTGATGGAAACAGAACTTTGGCCTAATCTTATTCATCAATTATTTTTACGCAATATTCCATTTGTTATCGCTAATGCACGTTTATCTGCGCGTTCTGCACATCGTTACGGAAAAATAAAAGCGCACTTACAAACAATGTGGTCGCAAATTAGCTTGATTGCAGCGCAGGATAACATTAGTGGAAAACGCTATGCCACTTTGGGCTATCCAAAGGAAAAATTGAATATCACGGGCAATATTAAATATGATCTCAATACGAATGATGAACTATTACGTAAAATTGATTCATTGCGAACGCTTTGGAAACAAGATCGCCCAATATGGATTGCTGCCAGCACGCATAATGGAGAAGATGAAATCATTTTAAAATCTCACCGCGCTTTGTTAGCAAAATACCCAAATTTATTGTTATTGCTCGTTCCGCGCCATCCAGAGCGTTTTAATGTGGTGGCTGATTTACTTAAAAAGGAAAAATTTCAATTTATTCGTCGTTCCACAAATGAATTACCAAATGAAAATACCCAAGTGATTTTGGGCGATAGTATGGGCGAACTGATGTTGATGTATGGCATTTCCGATATTGCTTTTGTGGGTGGAAGCCTTGTGAAACACGGGGGGCATAATCCACTGGAACCTCTTGCGTTTAAAATGCCTGTAATTACTGGCAAGCATACTTTTAATTTTCCCGAGATATTTAGAATGTTGGTGGAAGTGCAAGGTGTGTTGGAAGTTAATTCAACCGCAGATTCCTTAGAACGCGCCGTAGAAGCCTTATTAAACTCAAAAGAAGCCCGCGAACGTTTAGGCAATGCTGGCTATGAAGTGCTGATGGAAAACCGAGGGGCATTACAGCGTTTGTTAGATTTATTAAAACCTTATTTGGAGCGCAATGTATGACGAGCGTGATTTATCCTGGTACTTTTGATCCGATTACGAACGGTCATTTAGACATTATTGAAAGAAGTGCGGTAATTTTTCCTCGTGTTTTAGTGGCGGTGGCGAATAGCCCAAGTAAAAAGCCACTATTTTCGTTGGAGGAACGCGTGGAGCTTGTTCGTCAATCTGTTGCACATTTATCCAATGTGGAGGTGTTTGGCTTTTCTGATTTGTTGGCAAATGTGATTAAACAGCACAATATTTCTGCCATTATTCGCGGCGTACGCACAACAACAGATTTTGAATATGAACTGCAATTGGCCGCCCTTAATCGTTTACTCACAAAAGGCGTAGATAGTCTGTTTTTCCCACCAGCAGAAAAATGGGCGTTTGTTTCTTCTACCATTGTGCGTGAAATTTATTTACATGGCGGAGATGTCGCTGAGCTAGTTCCTGAGCCTGTATTCAATGCGTTAAAAGCACGATGATAAAAACCTTTATTTTTTTAACCGCACTTATCGTTTTATCTGGTTGTGGTTCCGTGGTCAAACTTATCGATCCAACAGAAAAATATACCGCCTATGCAGGGGTTGCTTATGATCTTGAAATGGCGCAACAATGGGGATTGCCAATCTTAGATTTGCCTCTCTCATTTTTATTAGACACTGTATTACTGCCCTATGCGTGGGCTCAATAATTCTTATGAAACTCAATCCTCAACAACAACAAGCCGTTGAATATGTGACAGGCCCTTGCCTTGTGCTTGCTGGCGCTGGTTCAGGCAAAACTCGCGTAATCATTAATAAAATCGCCCATTTAATTGAAAAGTGCGGGTATTCTCCGAAACAAATTGCCGCCGTCACTTTTACGAATAAAGCCGCACGCGAGATGAAAGAGCGTGTGGCACATTCCATTGGCAAAGAACAATCCAAAGGATTGCTTGTTTCCACTTTTCATACGCTCGGTTTTGACATTATTAAGCGTGAATATAAAGCGTTGGGCTTTAAATCAAATATGACCTTGTTTGATGAGCACGATCAATTTGCGTTGTTAAAAGAGCTAACCGCTGATGTGTTAAAAGAAGATAAGGATTTATTGCGCGAGTTAATTTCAGTGATTTCTAACTGGAAGAACGATTTGATTTCGCCAAAACAGGCATTTGCCTTGGCACGTGATGCTAAATATCAAACTTTCGCAAAATGTTATGAGCGTTACGCCACACAAATTCGAGCTTACAACGCTCTCGATTTTGATGATTTGATTATGCTGCCGACATTATTGTTCAAGCAAAATGAAGAAGTGCGGTCAAAATGGCAGGCAAAAATTCGTTATTTGTTGGTGGATGAATATCAAGACACCAACACCAGTCAATATGAACTGATTAAACTTTTAGTGGGTGAGCGTGCTTGTTTCACTGTGGTGGGCGATGATGACCAATCTATTTATTCGTGGCGTGGCGCACGACCAGAAAATATGGTGCGTTTACGCGATGATTTTCCTCGTTTGAACGTGATTAAGCTAGAGCAAAATTACCGTTCAACCCAGCGTATTTTGCATTGTGCCAATATTTTGATTGATAACAATGAGCACGTGTTTGATAAGAAACTTTTTTCAACCATTGGTACAGGGGAAAAATTGCTTGTCATCGAAGCAAAAAATGAAGAACACGAAGCAGAGCGGATTGTCGCCGAGTTGATCGCCCATCGTTTTAGCCGTAAAACCAAATATAAAGATTATGCGATTTTGTATCGAGGCAATCATCAATCCCGATTACTCGAAAAAGTACTGATGCAAAACCGTATTCCTTACAAAATTTCGGGCGGTACTTCTTTTTTCTCTCGTGCAGAAATCAAAGATATGATGGCGTATTTGCGCTTGGTGGTAAATCAAGATGATGACGGAGCATTCCTGCGTATTGTGAATACACCGAAGCGTGAAATTGGCACCGCAACCTTACAAAAACTTGGAGAGTTGGCTCAAGAAAAACACATCAGTTTGTTTGATGCTATTTTTGAGTTTGAACTTATTCAACGCATTACACCAAAAGCCTATGATTCATTGCAAAAATTTGGCCGTTGGATTGTAGAACTTAATGATGAAATTCAACGTTCTGAACCAGAACGTGCGGTACGTTCTATGTTATCTGCGATTCATTATGAAGAATATTTGTACGAATACGCGACAAGCCCTAAAGCGGCAGAAATGCAAAGTAAGAATGTTGCCACGTTATTTGACTGGGTTGCGGATATGTTAAAAGGCGATGAAACCAATGAGCCGATGAACCTTAATCAAGTAGTAACCCACCTGACATTACGGGATATGTTAGAGCTAGGCGAAGACGATGACGACAGCGATCAAGTTCAACTGATGACATTACACGCATCTAAAGGATTAGAATTTCCTTATGTTTATTTGATTGGTATGGAAGAGGGCATTTTGCCTCACCAAACTAGCATTGATGAAGACAACGTGGAAGAAGAACGCCGCTTGGCTTATGTGGGGATCACAAGAGCGCAAAAAGAACTCACTTTTTCCTTATGTCGTGAGCGTCGTCAATATGGCGAATTAGTTCGCCCAGAACCAAGCCGATTTTTAGCTGAATTACCTAATGACGATGTGCTATGGGAACGCGATAAACCAAAATTCACCACCGAGCAAAAACAAGAAAAAACACAAAATCAACTAGATCGATTAAGGGCGATTTTGAAAGGAGGTTAGAAAATCTAGATTGTAATGAAAAGACAGCAGGACAAGTGCGGTCAGGTTTTAAAGTATTTTTGCAAATTGACTTTAAAATTCAATGCTATGAATTTTAATTATCCCCTTAGCTCTTCTACTAAAAAGTCTAAAAACACACGTAGGCGAAGGTTGACTGCTTTATCGCTGTAGTAAACAGCATTGAAGGGGAGCGTTTTATTGGCGGTTTGTTCAGTAAGTAAGGGAATTAATTTTCCTTCAGCGATGTCATTGTCTACCAAAAAATCTGATAAGCAAGCAATACCACAACCTGAAAGGCACAATGACCGTAAAATTTCACCGCTGCTGGCGGTAAAGTGCGGTGAGATTTTATAGGGATTTCCTTGAGCATCTAAAACTGTCCATGTATTTAGTGAACTAGGCTCAGTGAAGCCTAAACATTGATGGTTGGCAAGAGCTTCAGTTGATTGTGGCGTGCCGTGTTTTGCCAAGTAGTCTGGACTGGCGATTACGCGGAAGTGGCTATCAAATAGATGACGAGCACGCAGCCCAGAATCATCCAATTCTCCAGCTCGTAAGGCAATATCGACTTTGCGTTCTATCAGATTGATATAGCCTTCGGAAGAAACTAACGAAAGTTGGATATGCGGATAGCGTTCGTTGAATTTTGCTGCCAGTGGCACTAGCAGATGTAACACCATCGGCATGGCTGAATCTACGCGTAGTATGCCTTGTGGGACTTCGTGCACTGCCAACATTTCAGCTTCAGCTGCAGCCATATCTTGCAGAATTTTCTGTACGCGACGAAAATATTGTAAGCCTTCTTCTGTTAGTCTAAGCTGTCTAGTAGTGCGGTTGATTAGGTTCACACCCAATTTTTCTTCTAGCCTTTTCACCACACGACTTACCGCAGAATTTGCCATTGATAGCTGCTTGGCTGCACGGCTGAAACTGCCATTTTCGACTACTTGCACAAATACCGTTAATTCTTCAGAAGTTGTTTTCATTTTATTATTCCGCTTAGCGCAAAAGAGTTTTTTATTTTTGCACTTTTAAAGTATAAAGTAAAACAGCATAATAAAATCCCTTTTTTAATTATTTATTTTAGGAGCAAAAAGATGAATATTTTATTATTAGACGGCGGTAAGGCGTTTGGTCATTCTCACGGCGAATTGAACCACACGCTTCACAAAAAAGCGAAAGAAGTTTTGACCGCACTTGGACACAATGTCAAAGAAACTGTAATTGATGCTGGTTATGACGTTGAAGCTGAAATCGAAAAATTCTTGTGGATGGATGCCGTGATTTGGCAAATGCCGAGCTGGTGGATGCATGAGCCTTGGACAGTGAAAAAATACATAGACGAAGTATTAACCAGTGGGCACGGCAAGTTATATCACAGTGATGGCAGACACAGCGTTAATCCAACCGAGGGCTATGGCACAGGCGGCTTATTGCAAGGAAAAAAACACATGCTTTCACTGACTTGGAATGCACCGATTGAAGCCTTTACTCGCGAAGGCGATTTCTTTGAAGGCAAAGGCGTGGATGTTTTGTATATGCATTTCCACAAACTCAACGAGTTCCTCGGTTTGACTCGCCTGCCGACATTCTTATGTAACGATGTGGTTAAAAGTCCGCAAGTAGAACAATACTTAGCAGACTACCAAGCACACTTGGAAAAAGTGTTCGGCTAATAAAAAAATCCATCTTCAATACGAAGATGGATTTTTTGTTTATTTCGTTAAGATTCGTTCAGAATCGACTAAGTTTTTTGGGCAGCCAAGGCTTACAAAGCCAATGCTTGGGGTTGAATTTTGCATAAAATAACCGTTCTTTCGCTCTATAAAATTTCAAACGCAAGATTCTACTCAATTTTCGCAAGAAAGGCGATAAATTAAAGGCTTGGAAGGGTAAAGATTTTAAGCTAAGTGATGTAGAATAGACGAGTATGTCGGACTTATTTTTATCATTATGGAAAATTCATCTTTACTTTTAACCGCACTTTTCGATCCTGATCACTTAATTATTTTTAGCAAAATGCTATTAGCGATGGTGCTTGGCAGTATTATTGGCTTAGAACGTGAACTTAAACGTAAGCCTGTGGGTGTAAAAACTTGCGCCATTATTGCCGTTACCACTTGTGTGCTAACCATTGTTTCAATTCAAGCCGCAGAGCATTATGCACAAGTTTCAGAAAATATTCGTACGGATCCGATGCGCCTTGCGGCTCAAGTGATTAGTGGCATCGGTTTTTTAGGTGCTGGTGTGATTTTGCATAAGAAAAATGATGCGATTTCAGGTTTAACCACTGCGGCGATTATTTGGGCTTCTGCGGGGATCGGTATTGCTGCTGGGGCGGGTTTCGTGTTTGATGCGGTCATCGCCACTGTGATGATTTTGGTGTCTATTCGATTAAGTCCGTTGGTTCAACGTTGGGTTCATCGTAAATCACAACGTCGTCGGACGAAATTCAATATTCTTGTCAATGATGCGGAAAGCATAGGGAAAGTTACCCAATTGTTAGTAAATAATCAGTATCGTATTGAACATATACAAGTCAAAGATCAAAGTAGTGGAGAAGTGCGGTTACAAATTCGTTGCTTTTCCATTGATTCCACAATGTTGAAAGATGCGTATGCTTTACTTAAAGCAGAAGATGGCGTAATAAGTGTTGAAGTAGATAACTAGAAAAAGAGTGATTAAATTAAATTTTCTTTTAAATTAACCACACTTTTTTATTTTTTATTTAATTTCTTTCACAAAAGATCAATTTTCATTAAAAATACTTGATTTTGCTAACGCTATCTTGTAATTAATAATGCTATTCAAGCACAACAAACTAAGGAAACAACAATGAAAAATGTAGGCTTTATCGGCTGGCGCGGAATGGTGGGTTCCGTATTAATGGATCGTATGTCGCAGGAAAATGATTTTGAAAATCTTAATCCCGTATTTTTTACAACTTCACAAGCAGGTCAAAAAGCACCTGTATTTGGTGGCAAGGATGCAGGCGACCTGAAAAGTGCATTCGATATTGAAGAACTTAAAAAATTAGACATTATCGTGACTTGCCAAGGTGGCGATTACACCAATGAAGTCTATCCAAAATTAAAAGCAACAGGCTGGGATGGTTATTGGGTTGATGCAGCGTCTGCACTACGTATGAAAGATGATGCAATTATCGTACTTGATCCAGTAAACCAACACGTGATTTCTGAAGGTTTGAAAAAA
The nucleotide sequence above comes from Haemophilus influenzae. Encoded proteins:
- the coaD gene encoding pantetheine-phosphate adenylyltransferase, which gives rise to MTSVIYPGTFDPITNGHLDIIERSAVIFPRVLVAVANSPSKKPLFSLEERVELVRQSVAHLSNVEVFGFSDLLANVIKQHNISAIIRGVRTTTDFEYELQLAALNRLLTKGVDSLFFPPAEKWAFVSSTIVREIYLHGGDVAELVPEPVFNALKAR
- a CDS encoding YceK/YidQ family lipoprotein, with protein sequence MIKTFIFLTALIVLSGCGSVVKLIDPTEKYTAYAGVAYDLEMAQQWGLPILDLPLSFLLDTVLLPYAWAQ
- the rep gene encoding DNA helicase Rep, whose amino-acid sequence is MKLNPQQQQAVEYVTGPCLVLAGAGSGKTRVIINKIAHLIEKCGYSPKQIAAVTFTNKAAREMKERVAHSIGKEQSKGLLVSTFHTLGFDIIKREYKALGFKSNMTLFDEHDQFALLKELTADVLKEDKDLLRELISVISNWKNDLISPKQAFALARDAKYQTFAKCYERYATQIRAYNALDFDDLIMLPTLLFKQNEEVRSKWQAKIRYLLVDEYQDTNTSQYELIKLLVGERACFTVVGDDDQSIYSWRGARPENMVRLRDDFPRLNVIKLEQNYRSTQRILHCANILIDNNEHVFDKKLFSTIGTGEKLLVIEAKNEEHEAERIVAELIAHRFSRKTKYKDYAILYRGNHQSRLLEKVLMQNRIPYKISGGTSFFSRAEIKDMMAYLRLVVNQDDDGAFLRIVNTPKREIGTATLQKLGELAQEKHISLFDAIFEFELIQRITPKAYDSLQKFGRWIVELNDEIQRSEPERAVRSMLSAIHYEEYLYEYATSPKAAEMQSKNVATLFDWVADMLKGDETNEPMNLNQVVTHLTLRDMLELGEDDDDSDQVQLMTLHASKGLEFPYVYLIGMEEGILPHQTSIDEDNVEEERRLAYVGITRAQKELTFSLCRERRQYGELVRPEPSRFLAELPNDDVLWERDKPKFTTEQKQEKTQNQLDRLRAILKGG
- the yafC gene encoding DNA-binding transcriptional regulator YafC, which encodes MKTTSEELTVFVQVVENGSFSRAAKQLSMANSAVSRVVKRLEEKLGVNLINRTTRQLRLTEEGLQYFRRVQKILQDMAAAEAEMLAVHEVPQGILRVDSAMPMVLHLLVPLAAKFNERYPHIQLSLVSSEGYINLIERKVDIALRAGELDDSGLRARHLFDSHFRVIASPDYLAKHGTPQSTEALANHQCLGFTEPSSLNTWTVLDAQGNPYKISPHFTASSGEILRSLCLSGCGIACLSDFLVDNDIAEGKLIPLLTEQTANKTLPFNAVYYSDKAVNLRLRVFLDFLVEELRG
- a CDS encoding NAD(P)H-dependent oxidoreductase, coding for MNILLLDGGKAFGHSHGELNHTLHKKAKEVLTALGHNVKETVIDAGYDVEAEIEKFLWMDAVIWQMPSWWMHEPWTVKKYIDEVLTSGHGKLYHSDGRHSVNPTEGYGTGGLLQGKKHMLSLTWNAPIEAFTREGDFFEGKGVDVLYMHFHKLNEFLGLTRLPTFLCNDVVKSPQVEQYLADYQAHLEKVFG
- a CDS encoding MgtC/SapB family protein, with amino-acid sequence MENSSLLLTALFDPDHLIIFSKMLLAMVLGSIIGLERELKRKPVGVKTCAIIAVTTCVLTIVSIQAAEHYAQVSENIRTDPMRLAAQVISGIGFLGAGVILHKKNDAISGLTTAAIIWASAGIGIAAGAGFVFDAVIATVMILVSIRLSPLVQRWVHRKSQRRRTKFNILVNDAESIGKVTQLLVNNQYRIEHIQVKDQSSGEVRLQIRCFSIDSTMLKDAYALLKAEDGVISVEVDN